The nucleotide sequence GTCCCcgtttgacacactatttcacagaCCTCCAAACATTTGTAAACTCAGAGTactcggttgtttatgttatccatggttatgtccctatgcctctcataagttaacatcaaaatctaatCCTTGTGTTCttataggttactctcttgaacataatgctttccactGCTATAATCTTTATGCTCACAAAGTCTTTACATCACGtcacgttatttttgttgagtctatcTTTCCTTTCCAAAACTATAACTATCCTACCATGCAGACCACTTCACTAACCATTTCTCACTGAAGTATACCTCCGATCCAATTGAATGAGCCTCCCATGAAATCGTCCAGTTCCTCCCCTCAAGATCCACACTATACTACTCCAGTTTAGCAATTGACTATTCCCTCTATTCCTACTCCACTCCTTTCTTCTCAAATTGATAGGGTCATAAGTTCAGAAACACAACCATTATCTTTATCTCTTTCTCAACCAAGTGACCCTAATGTACCTTCACTTGACCCGGCCTATGTAAATGACTCTCAACCACTTATTCCAACAACACGACCTCACGATCCCGtagtctccaaccatcctatgacTATATActaaaagtggtattttcaaatcaCGCCGAGTCCTTGACCTATatgctatcatggattcctcatccaccaccattgaacccaccaccttcactcaagcccaaaaatcttcgcattggcgtattgccatgtgtgaggaatataatgccctcctctatAACTTaacatgggatctagtaccctCTCATCGTacacaaaataaaatattatcaggTGTAAGTGGGTATTTCAAATTAAGCAGAACTTAtatggctctgttgcccgatataaggcatgcCTCATCGCCAAAAGGTTTCATCAAAGACTTGGAGTTGATTTTAttaagacatttagtcccgttgttaagcccactataatccgacttatcttgagtttggccaCCACTAAAAGTTGGCAAttacgataattggatgttaataatatctttttacaggggactctaactgaagatgtttttatgcaacaacttcatggtttcactcatcctcagtatccaaggcaCATTTGCAAATTTCGAAAAACTATTTAtaaacttcgtcaagctccaagagcttagtaCACTAAACTTAGCTCTTTTTTTACTTTAGTtgactttcttaactccaaatctgatacctcgttatttctaCGATAACACCATGgagacacaatatatattctggtatatttggatgacattattgtcacaggcaataatCCCATAGACATccaagcattcatcaaacaattggcaGATCGATTCTCACTTAAAGATCTAGGACTCTTGAACTACTTTATGGGAGCAGAAGCTATATTCACATCTTCATATTTctttctatcacaaagaaagtacattcaagatttattatcaaagacaaacatgcagaatGCAAATGCGGTtctaactcctctctctactagtatcTCTATCAAAAtatctgatggaagtcctgctatggAACCCACTCATTATTGACAAGTCATTGActctttacagtacttagctctcacccgtccagacatCTCttgtgcagtcaataaattatcacagtttatataGAGGCCGTCTATTATGCATTGGTCTGTGGTCAAACGAATcctgcgatatcttaaagggacccttaattaTGGCCTCTTTCTtcataaacactctccacttcatcttcatgcctttaccAATGTCGATTGGGCaggcaactttgatgatagaacatccacatcgggataTATTTCTTCCTTGGTGCTAATtcaattagttggagttctaaaaagcaaaAGATAGTTGCATGGTTtacaactaaagctgaatactatgccatcgccactgccactgCAGAActtaattgggtcacaaatctgtttaaggaactcaacatcaattccactcctacaatatattatgataatgtcggagctacctatctatgcgctaatctggtgttccactcccgcatgaaacatactgCTATCAACTTCCACTttatgcgagatcaagttgtccgtcATCAATTTCGTGTTTCTCATGTGCATACGACTGATCAAATAGTCGactcactcatgaagcctctcgctcgtaaactttttgcattgcATTGTTCCAAGATTGGTGTCCTTGATAGGAGCAtcatcttgtgggggcatgatagcagttaagattttcctaactgtatgagaaaatctctctactctattgaggaaaatcctccatcTCAACCTGTATAAATAGAAAGAGAATATGTCAATGCAAtatagcttcttcaataattcttcatgTCTTCTATCTCTTATAACACAATCCAAGAAGCTTTTCTTCGATAAATTGTCACCTTTCAACAAAATGTGTAGTATATAAAGGTATACTTTTAGGATCATAAGATAATACACTGAGTATAGGGAATTCATGCATTCAAAAGTTGTAGATAGGTAACTGATCCTCTAACTAAACTCCAATATTTTATTGAGTTATTATGAAAGGGATATCTTTTGTAATGGTTTGGTGAAGTGATATAGAGACTCCATGTCTCCATGGTCTCACATAAGTTCTAAGAACGCTTTTATGAAAACACTGGGCAACCTCACCTTGCTTCCTCCCACCAACTTGCCTTCATTTCTACCAACACAACCATCCAACCAAGCAATATAAATCCAATGAGCCCACCAACTTCATTGAACGGCTAAACCCTTGGCTTGCAGAGCCTCCCCCTTACTGTTCCTCCCTCAATCCATATAACCACTCCGCCTCATCCCCCCTCAAGTACTTGAGACAGCAACGACGACGCCATGGACTGGTACTCCTGGCTTCTTCAAACCAACCTCGATCCCGACCTCGTCTACGAGTACTCGCTGCTCCTAGCGAGCAACGAGCTCGAGGAGGACGATGTTGCGACTTCGACCACGAGTTCCTTCAGAGCATGGGCATCTCCATTGCTAAGCACAGGCTCGAGATGCTTAAGCTAGCCAAAAGGGGTAAGACAAAGTCGTCGTCGCGCCCCGTCTCTTTGCTTCTCGTCGCTGTCACCAAGACCAAGAATTGCATCGCGAGGTACTTCCGGTCGTTCATCAATCATGACGCTTCGCCCATCGTCGTCGTCCCGAGGTCGTCCTACTTCGATGGAGGATGGCCGAAGAGTGATATGTTGAAGAGGAACAAGAGGATGTCGCGTATCAAGCAAGGGAGGGTGACGCTTTATATGGCACCACAAGCCATGGCCTATAAGGAGAGTAAGGACAGAAAAGAGGACAGCTACCGAGGGAGTAGCGGAGAGGAGACCAGGTGGGAGTCCATGTTTCAGGACCTGAAACCTACTTAACTTCATGATGTGGATGGAGAAGGCTTTCAAGGTGCAACTGCTGTTCATTCAGATGGAGGGCTTTCCAGTTTGCTGCTTGTGCCTTCACTGTAGCTGCTGTTGTCATTATGATCTTAAAGTGGCTGAAGCAGAATCAAATGTTGAATTCAAACTTGATGGTGATGATAATATATAAAGCAAAACTACATGATATATGATGAAATTAATATGTCTGCTTCTAATAGGCCGGCATAATGTATTGTGCAAGATTAACTTCCATGGCCAAGTCAACTTGGTTAGCTTACCTACCATCTTAATACATGCAGGTGTTTGATGGAAAATGATTCAGTAGGTGCATCAGTCTAACCAGGATCTTATTCAGATCAGCAACAGCTAGCATTAGAAATTGGTGTGTCCAAATGCTAACGAATTCATAGACTTTGAGCAAGTCTTTTCGGTGGAACCTAAGCATGTAGATCTAAAAATCCTCATTAGATTCAGTAGTAGAAGAGACAGTGCTGATAAATGAATAGCGTGAATGCCCATTGAATGATCGTCCTGAGTTGTGATTGATCTGTAATGTGTACTCTTCACTCCGGTGATAAAACTAGGGTGAAGTACCAAGAAGCACCTTGCAATTATCATAATCCATAAAATGCTCGCTTGATAGGACAGTTGGACCAGACGGATTGGTTCATTGGACCATAATCCATGAGAATCGACACAATTCTCacgtataaaatttatattatcaattataatatttttaaatagatttaCAGTATTTTTGACACCTTTAATAATAAAACTAAGATATATAGACTCAGAACTTAATTAAAACCATCTTATATACAAAAATAATGTTAGgttggcagcccacaaattcagctcATAGTGGGTTTgagcagcccacagctcaccccctcttaacctaaccctaattaacattaggggaggtgtggtggctgcgttttagatgcaGAAAAAGGGCATAAATAGGACAGTAACGTGGGAGAAGGcaatagccacgggattccaaagaaaaggaggaaaacaaggcagaaaaggaagagaaagaaatggaagaagacaaggacaacgcagagaggctgttctcaatcatctagcagtgttctcatctcaggttagatcaaatctacagtagactcttgctgtgattacttggggaggttttagatattgtaggcagtgacgtgatccttgtatccaattattctcttgtgattattgctagggtttagggtaagagattgagatttgtatattcattattctcataatggattatctctagtttgccttgtagtttttactcttcacattgaaggggttttccacgtatatcttggtgttttatttgattgtggtttcatttaattctgctgcgtattatagtattttagtatttgttcatatacaaaggttattcctgtttatatccccatcaactggtatcagagcaaagggttttggtgatttaaattttatatttgaacatggaggccagtaatgtttatcgtatgattagtttaaatggaaacaattagatgatatagaaaccaagaatgaaagatctcttgtattgcaaagatttgtatggacctttgcagggggatagtgcaaaaccacaactatgacagatgatgagtggaagaggttagatcgaaaaataattgaatttattcgacagtggcttgatgatagtgtctttcactatgtttctactaaaatttctgcatattctctttggaaaaagttggaaagtctctatgaaagaaaaacagctggcaacaaagcttttttgattagaaaacttgtgaacctaaaatatagagaaggtgcttctattgctaaacatttgaatgaaatgcaaagtattactaaccagttatcctaaatgaaaatgtctcttgatgatgagttgcaggcattgttacttctcagttcattaccagaaagttgggagacactagtggtttcccttagtaattctgcgccagatggtgttgtcactatgagtcaagtaacaagcagtttgttgaatgaagagttgagaagaaagagttcggcaacatctcagaatgattcacaagcacttatcttagagaacagaggaaggtcaaagtctagaagcagttcacgcttgAGTAGAAGTAAGTcaatatcaagaaaagatattgtttgctataattgtggtgagaaaggacattacaagaaccaatgtaagcaacctaagaagagtaagaaaaagggaaaagaagtggactctatagagtcaaaatataatatcacaactacaatgctgggtggtaattatttgattttgtctccttctgatgatttttttcttgtgtgtgtcaggatcttgagtgggtgattgacacaggtgcttcttatcatgctacaccacggagggagttttttgctacatacaggtttggaaattttggtgttgtcaagatgggcaactatggcacagcagacatcataggcataggtgatatccatttaaagaccaaccttggctgcaagttggtgcttaaggatgtgaggcatgtggttgacttgaggctgaatttaatttcagttggaaggctagatgatgaagactatgatagcagatttcacaaagaacaatggaagctcagtaagggttctcttgttatagctaatggaaagaaatgtcatactttatacaggttgcaggctaaagcttatggtgagcagttaaatgctatagaaaaagacttcagcatggagttatggcataggcgactaggacacacgagcaagaaggggctgcaagctcgttccaagagagaggtattaccagacctcaaagatatacatctgaacccttgtattgattgtttggtaggtaaacaacatagagtttcatttgctagtcctgctttgtctagaaaaatgcatgccttagaccgtgtttatacatatgtatgtgatcctttgaggacaaaaactcatggtggatctattgatgttcttggtataagtgatgcactttattttgtcacttttatagatgatttttctaggaaagtttgggcctatgctttgaagactaaagattaggtgattaatgtcttcaaagagtttcatgccagggttgaaagagacagaaaggaaattgaaatgcataagatcagataatggtggtaagtatacatgattgtttaatgactattgcaagtcacatgggatccaacatgagatgatagttcctggtacacctcagcataatgcaattgcagagaggatgaaccgcaccatcatggaaaagatcaaatgtatgcttTTATAGGCCAAGCTactcaaaaggttttgggatgaggctttaaggactacagttgatatgatcaacttatcactatgtacagccctagatggtgatgttgtagagcatgtatggtcagggaaagatgtttcctacaagcatttgagagtgtttggttgtcgtgcatttgcacatgttccagataatgagaggtccaagctagatggtaagactaaagaatgtatttttcttggttactcacatgatcattttggttacaggctttgagatccagaaaagcagaaggtgtttagaagcagagatgtagtcttctttgaggatcaaacttttgaagatttgaagaagaaggcaccagccaatacttctgcaaaaggattagcagattgtgacccagttattcctccagtatatcagagtgataggggagatgtgcaggaagatggtgtagagcctgacgtTGATCtacttgcaggacatgttgagcaagaagaagtaggagagcaagttccagtagaacctcagttgagaagatcttctagacaacgtcaaccttccagaagatactctacatatgagtatgtgatgcttaccgatgcaggtgaaccagagagttaccaaaaagtagttgaaagtgagcagaaagagaagtggttagttgctatgtaggaagagatggatgctcttcagaagaaccacacttatgatttggtgctactaccaaatggaatgaaggccttgaagaacaagtgggttttcaggttgaagactcaagaatattgttctcaaccaaagtacaaagctagattggttatgaaaggctttggtcaaaagaaaggtattgactttgaagagattttttctactgttgttaaaatatcttctattcgtgtt is from Musa acuminata AAA Group cultivar baxijiao chromosome BXJ3-8, Cavendish_Baxijiao_AAA, whole genome shotgun sequence and encodes:
- the LOC135644170 gene encoding uncharacterized protein LOC135644170; this translates as MGISIAKHRLEMLKLAKRGKTKSSSRPVSLLLVAVTKTKNCIARYFRSFINHDASPIVVVPRSSYFDGGWPKSDMLKRNKRMSRIKQGRVTLYMAPQAMAYKESKDRKEDSYRGSSGEETRWESMFQDLKPT